ACGGAACAATTTAGGACAacaaatttagaagaaatccttacagaaacgtacccattggctgccttTCTGTAACAATTTTAGAACATCCCAGACATTCTAAAAGTCAGTTTAGAAATGAGGCCCAGTCCAGATGCAGATCACACCGTGGAACTTGGTGTGGAATGCGCTCGGACGCAGATTTGGATATTGGAGGGGGGTGTTTTAAATGTCTAAAATCTTTTTTTAGAGAGGGGGGGTATCCCCCCCTTCTATTTTGTAAAGCACGTATCAAGCTTTAGAATGGAACAAGATCAAGCTGATAAGATAAGGCCCTGAAGATTTGTAACCAAATTGGGAGTTTGGCGCTTTGCagtgactgcatatattccaacaGTAATTACAATATATTAGAGACAGGGGATAGGGGCAGCGCAAACAAAAGCAGCCTCCCCTATCCTCAGTCCTCTGCGCTCTCCCACCTGTACAAACTTGCTCCCCACTCACCACTTCAATATGCCTGCTGAGAACGCGTGATCCAACCCCAGGCCCTTGCGGAAAAGCAAGGGCCATGCCAATGCgcctcttgagcccaagtGTCCTCTTCATAGTCAAAGCATTTAAGGGAGTTCATTGTACCAAGTTATTCAATTACATCCTTGAGCTGTTATACACCCTTTTGTATACTTTTGCAGCTTCATATATGATGTATGATAACATATGCCTGCATACACTGGATAATTGGGGCGGACTTGGTACAGGAGTAAAATTAAATTCAATTAAAAATTTACTTTTAGAACGCAATTTCTATTTGCATGGGCCATGGCTTACAGAAAGGCATTTTGGACAGGTCTACTTGTTGGACCAAGCTTGCACAGCCTCCTGCGTGCAGGCCAATTCCAAGCCATCCCAGCGGACCATTTTAGGAGACCAATTATTTCTAAAATCCTTACAGAAAGACACCCATTCTATGTCTTTCTACAGGGGGCCCTATGGCTTGTTATACAGTATAATATTATTAAGCACTTGCCAGTGAATTGCTATACAGATTTTCAAATTGTTACTTTTTTGCTTCAACAGAGTGATTACTAGCCAAGAGTTTTGATGCTTTCAGACGGAACACCTTCCTCTGTGAGCTTCCACCTCCTGTGACTACTGAGTGCCCAGATGTAGTAGGTGCTGTGGAGCTAGACCCAGGCTGTAATTGCAACAGCTGCTCCAGTGTAGCAGTAGCTGCTCTTGGCTGTGCACTTCCAGATGGCCTGGGAACAATTGGTGCTTGTCTTGAAGAGCTACCACTGGCAGCTGGATCTGTACATGTTGGCATGCTGCTTGGTGGATCCATGGACGGTGCTGTGCGCTTCTTGGCTGGCAACAATATTGGCCCTTGAACAGATAACGTGTGTCAACCTTGGCAGAAAATGTGTTTAAATGAATCCATACCTGTTGCAGATAAAGGCTGACTTGGCTGTGCTGTTGCCGCAGCCACCAATGATGGgtcagaagaagagtgaCCAAGTCTTGCCTTTTTTGCATGGAGCTTAGTCTTCTGTTGACTACTGGCCACCATTGTCCAGGCACCAATGGCATTTGGTGTAGTGGTAGGTACACCCTGGGATACTTCACAACATTAATATTCTCTTTGCACTCCGCAATCAATATCCAAGAAGAACTTACTCAACAACTCATCAGTTTGTTCTGTGCTTCCTGTTGATGAtgttggaagaggttgcatgctctgtgttgtagggactactGTCAGAATACATTGCTCCTGATCAGCAATGGTCAAGCTTTATCTAGGCTGGAGCAACGTACAATTGCTTGAGGGAGCACCAGAAACCTGTGATCCCAGTGCCTTGGCTAGGGCTAGCTTTTGAACAGCATTTGCATCTTGAGAGCATTGTTCATTTTGGCTTTTTCTCTTGCATGGCCCAGCTTTGGAAGTGGATGGTTTTGTACCCTTTGTTGAAGAGACTGCAGGGATCTCCTCCAAGTCAAGCTCATTGTGATCATTGGAGTGTGGCTGAGCAATTTCCGAGTACACAGTTTGCAAGGTTCTTTGCAAGCTCAGGAAATGGTTAGAGAGCTGTGCCTTACTATCTGCGTTAACATTCAGGGCCAGATCAATTCCCTCTGGCGCCATGATGTTGTATACAGCTACATCTTGCAGCTGCCCAGGGCAATCAACGCAACCCATGATTTGGTCAAGCTCAAGCCCAGACCAAACACTGCTCTGCAGATGGGAAAATTTGTTAGACAAACTGAGTGATGCAAACATTGAGCCATACATACTACAATGATCACAACTGAGGCTTCCACCAAGTTGAGACCAGCTGAGCCTACATTGCTGATGATCATGATTTGGCATGATGGGTTGTTGGCAAACTTCTCAACAGACCGTTGACGCTTGGTGGTAGCCATAGAGCCGTTGTACGTCACATAGTCTTTTTCTTTGAGAGTGAGCATCTGATATAATTTTCAGTCATCAAACGTGAAGTTACAAATAACTTGCAAGAAATAAGAGCACTGACCTTTGCAATGAGCGCTTGGTGCTGCTGAAATTCCATGTATATGAGAAACTTCCGCGGCTTCTTGCTGGGCAAAGGTTCTTGAACAAGCCTTGCTTTATCTAGCATACCATCCTCAAGCAATGCAACGGGTTTGGGGTTGCCAATCCAGAACCACTCAATCAGTCCCATGACACATTGCATCCTTGTGGACATCTTCTGGGGCAGATTCTCCACTGTCCAGTTGTCGGTGACTTTGTTTGTCAAGGTACCACGATCAAGCTCCTGAGCCTGCTCTTCCAGCCGTAGCGCTCCCAGCTTAGCCAGCATGCCAGCAAACTTCTGTTCTATCAGGAAGTTCTGATTTGAGATTGGTAAGTGTTGGTGTAATCAGCTTATATGGGAAAGCAAATTTGACTTACATGCCACCTGACATTCTTGCAATTGCTCCGTTCCACCTCCCCCTGTGCCTGAGACCCATTCCATGCATTCTCATCTACATCCTCATCCCCATTGTCACCCACATTGTCCTGCGCTTGCTTTCTTTTTGTCTCTTGGCAGCCTTAGCCTTTTGCACCAGTTTTGTTCTGTTATAAATCATCAACAAAGTCAGTTATTGTGTGATAGAATACGGAGACAGGAGATTATATCTGAGAGAAAGGCAAAAAAGGGCAAGACATACTTTTTGCTCTTCTGCTGTGTGTGCTCTTGATTGATGACCCGTTGCATTTCTTTCTCTTCTTCATTCATGGGTGCCCAAGCAATGAACTTCTGTACAAACAGGAGATCCAAGATTTGTCTGCCCAAATAGTCTAAGGACTCATTTGTGCAACGAATCATGatggggagaagaagcaagCGCAACATGTTTAGTGGCTGCTTTGAGACATGAATCATATGGAGGATGCTCCGCTGGTCCTCAGCCTGGTACTTgctttccagttcttccttgatcttaGCAGCGCAGGGGTTGTACAAGGGAATTTTGCCAAGTAAAAGTGCCGCTTGAAGCTCCCTTTCTACTGTGGCTTGAATTACCGCTGTGCTTGTAAGCCTCCAACTTTCATTACCAGTTGACAGCATTTCCTGCATCTTGTTCCAGACCTGAACTCCTTGCtcaccaagcaatggctggtAGCGCAGGTTTTGTCCAAGAGCAAGCAGGCACTAGTACGCACAGGCGTAACGTAATGTCAATGATGCGCTGGTGTATAACATAGTCAAATGACTTACTTTGAGCGACGTAAACAATGGTGTGGCGGTTGCTCCAatcaccaaggacaaggactgAGTAATGAGCTGAACCCCTTGTTGAGTGTGACTGCTGTTTCGGAGATTGTGTATCTTGTCCACAGCTGCCACCCAAAAGCGCATTCCAAAGAGTGAGCCTGCATTGCTGATCCCTGCCTTGAAAGCAGGTGTCTTGCCCTTAGCTTTGTACTCCCTTGCATCTTTACCCTTGAATGCAGGAGGGAGCTGTAAGCACCGTTTTGCTTCCTTTGCAATAGCCTGATAAGGTCACCGGATTTATTTAATAGTTCTACCAGCATAGTCAATGAATGTACACTTACCAATAGGTCTGCAATGATAACCACTCGCCCTGCATGCTCCAAGTCTTGTCCAGCTGCAGCGCGGTATGGACCTGTTGGGTCACTGCAGAAGCTCTCAAGGGTGCCGCTCTCAACTGAGTACCGGACAGGAACAAAACTACCAAGCTGGGTAAACTTCTTCCATTGCTCCATCCATTGATTGCCAAGTGTCCGCGGAGTAATGACAATTGATGGCAAATTTGGTATGGTCTTTTGGCCTGCAAAGTATGGCAAGCTTTGCTCTACAGGTCACAGAGTCAGAGTCAACCAAACAGCACATCAGCCACACAAACGCCACTCACCTTGGATAAACATGGGTGTTGCAAGACGCTCTTTGGCTGGCAGTTCCTGTTGCTTATAGTAATGTTGGATCATGCTAATGACCCCAATGATTTGCACTGTCTTTCCAAGTCCAACATTGTTGCACAGTAAAGTTGGTTGGGTGCAATCGCCCACTCTCTGTGTGAAAGCGCCTTCCAAGATTCTGAGAGTGCCTACCACTTGATGCCAAAACGGCACCGCACAAGTTTTGGCCAGTGGAACCATGTCTTTGGCGCTTTCACCAGTGCCAGGCTCTGCAAACAGGAACTGATCCACACCTGGCAGTCCTAGCTGGGCCCACAAAGCCTCCGTGGACAAGGACTTGAGATGCGATACCCCAATATCCTCGCACCCATCCACCAAACTGTGGAGACCAGAGACACCAACTGTAGGGATAGGAAGCTTGGACTTGTCAAGACAGCCAACTCCATAGCAGTACTCCTCAACATAGTAAGCATAGGCAGCCtgcatttcttctttgcttGGACCATCTTGAGTTGACTTGCTTTTAGATTTTGACGCCGCTGGTTCAAGAGTTCCTATaagcaaataacttaaacacAAGCTGGTTGGTACTCACTCAGATCATCCTCAAGacttccaaacccaagactTGACCATAACTGCTTCAGCGTACGTTCCCTGGACAGGAAGTGAAGCTCATCAACCTCCTTTGTCCCTATTGCTATCTTCCGCCAATCAGTCAAAGCCCTTGTTGCGTCACGCAATGCCTTGGGGGATCTGAGCCTTTGAGCATCTATTATAACAATCCATTAGCTTGGCGTTTTTCATGAAGCTTGGCTTGCTTACCTTCCAGTTTACTGTTGACCTTTTGCATTCTAGCACATGATGTGGTTACCTTACGCTTTAAGCTCCGCGCAAGGTTCTCATACTTGCGCTGTGCAAAGCAACGAATTGTAGGGATCAGCTCTGGGACAACAGTCCCACGACTGCTGACCCCTGCATCGCCAAATAGGGCTCAAGCCAAAGCTGCTTGCACATCTCGTTCTTCCAGCCTTGCATGGGTGTCAGCTATAGGCACCTGATGCTCAAGAACACGCTTGGTAGCTGGACGTTCCTGCGTGTATGATTGTGGTCAAATACTGAGACGTACTTGGTCATGTAAAACTCACCCTGTTTAAGCTTCTGTCATCCTTCCAGAGATCGGCAGGAGTAGCCCCAATCTTTCCCAAAGTCTCCTCCACTTGATTCATGACGCCGCCCTTCCTGTtgattgcagccaatacCAGGTTGCGATACGCAGCATACCCATAAGGGTCCGGGCCACCTTTCTCGCCTTGAGTAGTGGACTTGATTGTCTTGCGGATTGGTATCTTCCTCACATAATCCGCCTTCCAGGTATCCCAGAAATATTGCAGGAAGCGTTCTGCAGCCTGACGCTCATGGAGCCCAAGTGCCTTCCGGCGATTTTCGGTGATCGAGGCTATCAAAGACTCGGGCATGGTGAGGCCCAGTTCCTTGCTTGAATCCAACTGTGGGTCACTGTCGCCAACTACATCAATCTCAGCATCGTAATAGTCCTCACTACCCTTTAGAGGAAACAGCCCAAAAAGCTCCCTCCACACGTTGCTTGTCCAGGGAGGGCAGGTTAACGGGTGTGACTTTCATAGCAGCAGCTTCGAACAGGTAGAGAACGGAGTGGGCAACGGAGTCAAAGGCATGGTGAGGATCTAAGTGTGATGAAAGGATAAATGTGAGATAGTGGTGATAGACTGCTAAGTAGCTCAAGTAGTAGCTGGGACTGCAAAGATCACGTTTGGGGGTATTGCTACCTGCGAGCATTGGTTCTTTTGTATCATGGCCTCCAGGATTACAATCACATGTCTCATGGCAATCATAAGAAAGTGCTACCTTGTCTCAGACTTTGTCTGCTGGATCCTCAAAGCTCCGCtgtcatgccaagccaatcaatACCGTTAAAGGAAGCAGTTTTCAGCCAAGGCATTACCCATATTAGGCATCTCAGCCGTATTCAATCTTTGGCTGTCCGTATCTACATTTGATTCTCTCAAGTGGGAACCCCCACAGCCAAAATTAACTGATGACAGTCAGATTGCAGATTGTTTGAGCTAAGATAAATGCGGGGGTAAATTAAGTTTCAGTGCAAGGCTTGGATCATCTTGGAACAATTCCCCGTGCCTTAGAATCTTGTATAAAATatgttcttttcttttgaCGGCTTGATGAACAACAACCGTGGATGTTCACTCAATTGTTGGTTTCAAGAATTCATTTTGTTTTTAATCAATTCTATCATGTGGCGGAATAAGGTTTGTCACCTTATTAAGATCCAATGTTTCCTTTCTAACTTTGTTACTCACCTTTCCACAATTGGAGAAATGCTGCTCACGTCATGCTGGACGCTTGCACGCAAATACTTTATCAGCAGTGCTTGCAGAAAAAAGTGCAATATTGGGTTCAATAGTTCCATTGTTGAAAGGCTTGCGTCAAGACCTAAGGTACTGGTCTTAAGGGTTGTGGCGCACCGCTGGTGCCAACATTTGACAGGCACATTCTAGAACAGCCACTATGGCAGCTCAAATTAAACAGTCTCTTTTGTTGAGTTCTGCAGTCCGGTAGTGAAACACAGCCTATTGAGTACGGAAACGCAAGACAGACACACCCAACCCTGGTAAATGATATCCATGCGCAGACCATTATGAGCAATCACACAACCTTGACGCAACATGTGATCAGCAGTGCGGGGACATGCAATCAATGCTGATCTTGGTTTGACATGAGATTTGCCATGTATTTCATGGCGACAGGTGATACGGTATCATGGTTTAATCAATCAGGATTTCGCATGGCTGACTGCTCTTATGTTTGTACCTGAGGCCGTGGATATGACAATCAGTCTTGGTAAATTCCTTTTGACCAATAACGTTATTTGTGCAGTCGTTCATCTGATTTTGGTTTGACTGATTATAAGTACTCTGAAGCTCACAGAAGACCATCCAACTAACGGGTTTTACCTTGAAACCAACTTCTCTCCTCTTGATCTTTGTACCTTCTGCTTTTCTCAACCATGTCTTCGCGCTATTCATCTCCAAACTATACCGAGGACAAGGCAACCTTTGAAACTGATAAAAGGGAGCAGATCGACAAGAACTTACCCAAAATCAAGCTGGTGACGCTTAGGGAGTGGCTGGCAATTTGGCTTTGCTTGGACCGTGAGTCAACGCCTGAGCTCCGAGATGTTTGGCTTGTGTAGTCATTTCTATGATCCAGAGTCAAGGAGGCTGCGACGCGCTCAAATTACCTTCAACGATTGCCGCCCGCTGAATAACCAAACTGTACATCAACTTGCGGATGTTGACTCAATGATTGGCGTCGTTCCAAGAAACATGCCTTTGATTCCTGTACCCACTCTCAAGACTGTCAAGTATTACATGATGAGAAGCAAATTGTATACTCTTACCTCTGACCTCCATATTGGGCCAGTCAAAGTATTGATGGATGACCGTACTTTAGTAAGCAATCCCCACATACACTCATTATCATTAGCATACCACTCACCATGTTTTGCTTTGATTTAGGAAATGCATATACACAAAGTGCCCAACATTTGattcttggatttgggagATAATGGAATGTTCCGCTTGCACTTCCCGCTTTTGGGATCAACCGGTAACAACATGTACCTGGGTGACTCCCAAATGGCTCAGCTCTACGACTTGGCGTTTCATCCAGCAGCTCTTCAAACCCTCCCGGAGGATTTAGTACGAGAATGGCCTGGCACCTATGAGGACGAGAAGTTCAGAAGTCAAAGCCACAAGTCCAAGCGAAAAGAGTATCAAAACCAGCAAGGCGAGAGTCAAGACATGCGTGGAGGCGTGGCGCAGCAAACTGGTCGAGACATTCATGTCGAGTACATTCAGGATTGGTTGGATTGCGCCAGAGCCATGATCCAGGAGACTGAGAAGCTGCGCTGGGCCAGGTACTTTTTCTTGTCCTACGAGCTCAGAGGAGTGAAGAATCAGGAGTGCAGCGTTCATCCCCCTCCAGAGGTCCCCCCCGTGACTGTGCTTAATGAGCCTACGGGTGATGATGAAGGTATGCATGAATAGCTATCAGAGTCCCATTTGCTCACTAACAAAGCTTACATGGTCTCCAGATGTTGAAATTGAGGTTGATCAAGAAAGCCCAAGGGTGAAAGCTGTCGAAGGTATACTCAGCCATTTCAATACCACTCTATTTGAGCCTGGTATGTGGTTCATCGACATTGCCACCCGGATCACCATCTCGCCAAATCCGGACGATCCATCGGAGTGTACCTTTGCGGATGCGGATATGCACTCCCTTCTATTTCAACACTATACCGGCTTAGCATTTGAAAGCTGTGAAGAGCTTGTTAGCGGTCAAGGAAATCATTACCAGAAGGACAAAGTTGCCCACTTGAACGCCCTTGCTGGCGGTCGCTTGACCATCCCCCGTAGGCTAGCAGGAGACACCGGTATCACTTATGCGCAAATCTACACCACCGACAAAAGCAATACCTACAACATTGCGCTAGCTCAGAACGCACAGCGAACCAGCGCCATCCGAATGCTTGAGTCATGGGATCAAGAGCTCAGCACGCATATCAACGGGTTGATGTCTAGCTTTGAGAACTCAGCTTGCAACCATGGTGTAGCCTTACGTATTGAGACTTGTGTAGAGTATGAGAGCTATCCCACCTGTCATTTGAGAATACCGGATGAGCTGCTCCGGAGGTGTGTCTATGTTTTAGACCGTGATGTGTTCTGGTAAGCACGTATTCTGCTCATCCTTGTGGAAGTAATACTCATCTGTTGGTAGGCACTGGAAACGTTGCCGGCTTGCGTCCATGAAAAGCGTTATGTGCCAATGGATGGACGCTCGGCGTACGTTTACCCTCAACCGGCTTGCCGTGGCTGGGACATTGCTTATCATCATGGAATACATGATGAATGCACTGGTGAACCGTCCAGCCTCTGGGGGGACTTGGGACCAGGTTCATGATGCAGCCTGCGTTAAAGAAATGAGGGGGAACGAATTGGTTCCCACGCGCAAGCTGGGCGCCCTGTTTCTCCCCAAGATTCATTTTGAGAAAAACAAACAGCCGCGTGTTTCTAGGCAGCGAGTCCTCGACCAGGCGACCATTCTCTACTTACTTGGGCCTCAAGGTCAATCGTTGAGCAGTATCATGGCTTTCAACAAGATCGTGGGAGTGAATCTCCAAAAGCGACCGCGCGATGAAGACCCTCGCCCTTGGGAAAGCGGTGCGCAGAATTCAAGCGCGGCTCCAATATCAAACAAGCAGAGACTAGTTACGATCCGGAGTACCCATGACACAGCGAACCCGCTTGCTGGTCCCGATTATGCTCAAGATCAGGATACGTACtcatcagaagaagaagaagatcaGGCAGAGCAAGAGAGCGCTTCACCGTTCAAGAATATGCTTTGGGACATTATCAGCAATTATCCAATCCAGATCATGAACAAGGCTCCTAACCGCTCACAAGCGCGTGAGTCTTGGTGCCGACTTGGCAACGACGAGCTTGCTGGAGTAACGCATGACTTCTTCACCAGCATGGAGAATCTCACAAGAGCGTTTGAATCGTACTACTTGTTTCCTGCTGATCtcagcaagtgggatgcCACCGTGGCTCATCTTTTTCCGCTCATTCAAGGCAGCACCGGGAACCTTGAAAGGCGACAAGGTGTTTCGAATTTGGGAGTGGTGGTTGAGTTTTGCACCATGCAGCTAGCCCTTCCTGAGTCAAGTCGAGCGCAGATGGTTCAAGACGCTAGACGATATGTCTCAGCACACTGGGCTTGGTTACCCATAGGCACGGGCAAGAACCACTTGTGGTCAACCGGGGTCAGCAACGTACCTAAATCTGCGCAACAAGTAGGACCATTGAAAGGAGGGCCTTGGATGATTCGCAACCCTAGGTTAATTCGCGCTGGTGATCACTAATGCAATACCCTCATATTGGTGGTAGTGCGTGGAAGCCTTTTTGTTCTTCATGATAACAGGCCCAGCTGACTCGTAGCCCAGACCTGTAGCTAAAGTGTCATGATTACACTTGATACACCAGCCATTGATTGATATGATGTTTGACTTCATGAACTCAGTCATTGCTTGTTcaaaaaaccctactctgtTTTAAACAATACTATTTATCTTCAAATCAGAATTAAGATTTTGAGTTGTAGACGCTTTACAATATTTAGTTTACGCTTGGGTGGGTTTTGTATAAGTTTAGTAACTCATCAAGTGAGCCAGTACCACAGGGGATGGTGTATGACTTACGCAAAATGACAGGCTAAAACCCTATTGTAATGGGCAATGCTTTATTGTATCAAGCTTTCATGCATTGGGCTCACTACCAGTGGTTATATCAACTCCGTAGACTTCTGCAATTTACGTGTGAGAGATTTGTTGAGTATTTCATTTGCAAGACCCCAGATTCTAAGCAGCAACATGAGGGGTTTCATGATACAATCAGAAAGTGATAGCGTCAGTATATGAGATAATTATGAACGTACCATAAACAGAAAATGTATGTATTCATATGCAACCATTTATGACTCCGGAAGGTTGTCTGCAGCAACACGAAATTGGAAGGACCAGGGTTATAATGGGAGGAGCCCCTAGTATTGCCCGTATGTTTATCAGTAGGACATTTATGTGGCTCATCTCCAACATAGGAAGCAACGTTTTACTCCTTAATAAACAATTAGACATCTGGATAAAGCCATTATTATCTCTTGTAGCTTGCATAAAGCACTTCTTAATAAAACAAAGCCTCAAAACAACAAGTCGGGTACATGCAAAGGCTCTATTGTCTTATACAGCAACTCATAAAGTCTGGCGCAGGACGATGTAGACCTCCAAATATGTGTCAGAATATTCATTCATAGTTTCTATTGACTTATACAGATAACTCTCATCCATTTTTGACTCCAATCATGACCCCCGTAACGCACTCCTGACCATGTCCTGCTCACTTACTCAACAGGTCAAAAGCGCCTATTGGTCACAGCACAGCATCTTCCATCGTTGGCCCCGGCAGGAAGATAAAGATGGCTAACCAACCAACAGTTGACACCccaataccaccaatatgtaTCGGGAAAAGCTCCCTGATGAAAAATTCTGAGGAGGGGAGTGTGTTACATGTCTGAGAAAATTACTCATGACCAGCAATTAGTTTCTGACGGTCCCGCTATCCCAAGTGGCTCTTAGCCTTAGCGCATACTCAGCATTTTTCAGTCCTTGTACTTATTACTTAAGTTAACCAAATTTGTTGCCAGGAGCTTTCTCAAGACTGGATTCACAAAAATAAAGCAAGttgacttggacattgtGGAATGGACTCCAAGGTTTATAATAGGCTGGTTGTTTCAAAACGGGCAACTACTCATTTACTTACTACAATGAGATGTATGTGCTCCCCAATCTATGATATTATATCTGTAGCCTACCACTTGATTGATAAAATTCAGCTACGTGGTTTGCTTTTTTCCACAACAGGATGTTAAATATATGTATTCATATAGGACCGTTTTATATTAAAACAAGTCCTCGAAATtcacaaaaaaaaacagaaTATACAAAAAAAAAGCTCCTCATTGCCTTCCCGTTGTATTGTCCATATCAAACTCACATGTATCTGGAGCTGACTGTGCATCAAGCGAGGAGCCGGCAGGGGGGATAGGTGCTGAAACTGAAGTAACAGTCGTAGGCACAGAGGCGTTCGTAGACGCAGGGGAAGGGGTTGGGGGTGGTGTGCCGGCGGGCACAGAAGCTGAAGACACAGCAATTGAGGGAGGCTCAAGAGCAGGGGGCGCGGGACCGACGGGAGACGCAGGAAGAATGGGAGATGGTGGGGCAGGCGCAGGCGCCGGTccaggagccggagcaggagctggagctggagcaggagctggagcaggagccggagccggagccggagccggagccggagcaggagcaggggcagcagcaggagccggagcaggagtgggagccggagccggagccggagcaggagcaggggcagcagcaggagccggagcaggagtgggagccggagccggagccggagcagggGCAGGGGCAGCAGCAGGAGCCGCGGCTGGAGGAGGGGTTGGGGCTGGGGCGGGAGTCGGAGTTGGAGCCGGAGTTGGAGCCGGAGCCAGAGGGGAAGCCGGATCCTGGGAAGGCGCAGGCGGAGACGTACAAGCCGGCGCGGCAACAAGAGAAGGCACAGGAGCAAGGGGAAGTGCGGGAGCAGGGGTGGGGATAGACCCCAAAGTTTCTGGAGGCGCAGAGACTAGCGAAGGCGCCGGATTGGATGGAGACACAGGAGGAGGAGTAAGCTCAGGCCCCGGAGTAGGTGTATGCGCAAATTGCGCGGGGGCAGGCAATGCTTTACGTGAAGGAGAAGCTTTCAATCCGTTAGTTCATAGTTCTCAACGCTTTGCCAAATTTGACTTACCTGCTTCCGGGTCAGGAGTTTTCTTGGAGGAAGTAGCTTTGCCAGGCGGACTTGACATGGCAACTTTTATTAAAATGTCAGTGCCGAATAATTTAAAATTGTTGCATATGCTAAGATAGAAACAAATAACTTACCGTCTTCGTCTTTGTCTTCCCCTTCAGCATCCACCTCAGCGTCCGGCTCGTCAACCTCCATGGCCACAACTTGGCCCTCCTTCTCCCCCCTCTCCCGTCCTTtatcctcgtcttcctcgtcttcctcgtcttcctcgttCTCTGTGTCTTCcgcttcctcctcgtcctcgtcctctttCTCATCCCCCTCTTCTTgtccttcttcctcctcatcacTGTCCTCCTCATCCTTACTTACCTCCTTCCCTTTCTCCCTTCCCTGCGCCTCCACCTTGGCTCCCTCTGCCTCGTCATCCCGGGGATCAAACCTTGGTAGGCTCTCCGCAAACCGAACCGACAATCTACGCGGTCGCAACTTGCTGCAATCGAAGAttacatcatcatcatcagttTGATCACCTTTTCCAGGGCTGTACTCGACATCCTGGCTGACTGCCCTTTTCTTAGACGGGGAAGGCGTGGCCTGCTTTCCTCCCTTCTTGCGCTTCCGGGATGTTTGCTTATCTTGGTTTATTTTCCGTTTTG
The window above is part of the Rhizoctonia solani chromosome 7, complete sequence genome. Proteins encoded here:
- a CDS encoding SNF2 family amino-terminal protein: MLAGSNTPKRDLCSPSYYLSYLAVYHHYLTFILSSHLDPHHAFDSVAHSVLYLFEAAAMKVTPVNLPSLDKQRVEGAFWAVSSKGYDPQLDSSKELGLTMPESLIASITENRRKALGLHERQAAERFLQYFWDTWKADYVRKIPIRKTIKSTTQGEKGGPDPYGYAAYRNLVLAAINRKGGVMNQVEETLGKIGATPADLWKDDRSLNRERPATKRVLEHQVPIADTHARLEERDRKYENLARSLKRKVTTSCARMQKVNSKLEDAQRLRSPKALRDATRALTDWRKIAIGTKEVDELHFLSRERTLKQLWSSLGFGSLEDDLTASKSKSKSTQDGPSKEEMQAAYAYYVEEYCYGVGCLDKSKLPIPTVGVSGLHSLVDGCEDIGVSHLKSLSTEALWAQLGLPGVDQFLFAEPGTGESAKDMVPLAKTCAVPFWHQVVGTLRILEGAFTQRVGDCTQPTLLCNNVGLGKTVQIIGVISMIQHYYKQQELPAKERLATPMFIQEQSLPYFAGQKTIPNLPSIVITPRTLGNQWMEQWKKFTQLGSFVPVRYSVESGTLESFCSDPTGPYRAAAGQDLEHAGRVVIIADLLAIAKEAKRCLQLPPAFKGKDAREYKAKGKTPAFKAGISNAGSLFGMRFWVAAVDKIHNLRNSSHTQQGVQLITQSLSLVIGATATPLFTSLKCLLALGQNLRYQPLLGEQGVQVWNKMQEMLSTGNESWRLTSTAVIQATVERELQAALLLGKIPLYNPCAAKIKEELESKYQAEDQRSILHMIHVSKQPLNMLRLLLLPIMIRCTNESLDYLGRQILDLLFVQKFIAWAPMNEEEKEMQRVINQEHTQQKSKKKQAQDNVGDNGDEDVDENAWNGSQAQGEVERSNCKNVRWHNFLIEQKFAGMLAKLGALRLEEQAQELDRGTLTNKVTDNWTVENLPQKMSTRMQCVMGLIEWFWIGNPKPVALLEDGMLDKARLVQEPLPSKKPRKFLIYMEFQQHQALIAKMLTLKEKDYVTYNGSMATTKRQRSVEKFANNPSCQIMIISNVGSAGLNLVEASVVIIVSSVWSGLELDQIMGCVDCPGQLQDVAVYNIMAPEGIDLALNVNADSKAQLSNHFLSLQRTLQTVYSEIAQPHSNDHNELDLEEIPAVSSTKGTKPSTSKAGPCKRKSQNEQCSQDANAVQKLALAKALGSQVSGAPSSNLVPTTQSMQPLPTSSTGSTEQTDELLISQGVPTTTPNAIGAWTMVASSQQKTKLHAKKARLGHSSSDPSLVAAATAQPSQPLSATGPILLPAKKRTAPSMDPPSSMPTCTDPAASGSSSRQAPIVPRPSGSAQPRAATATLEQLLQLQPGSSSTAPTTSGHSVVTGGGSSQRKVFRLKASKLLASNHSVEAKK
- a CDS encoding valine-tRNA ligase; amino-acid sequence: MSSRYSSPNYTEDKATFETDKREQIDKNLPKIKLVTLREWLAIWLCLDQSRRLRRAQITFNDCRPLNNQTVHQLADVDSMIGVVPRNMPLIPVPTLKTVKYYMMRSKLYTLTSDLHIGPVKVLMDDRTLHTTHHVLL
- a CDS encoding DEAD (Asp-Glu-Ala-Asp) box polypeptide 58, whose product is MAQLYDLAFHPAALQTLPEDLVREWPGTYEDEKFRSQSHKSKRKEYQNQQGESQDMRGGVAQQTGRDIHVEYIQDWLDCARAMIQETEKLRWARYFFLSYELRGVKNQECSVHPPPEVPPVTVLNEPTGDDEDVEIEVDQESPRVKAVEGILSHFNTTLFEPGMWFIDIATRITISPNPDDPSECTFADADMHSLLFQHYTGLAFESCEELVSGQGNHYQKDKVAHLNALAGGRLTIPRRLAGDTGITYAQIYTTDKSNTYNIALAQNAQRTSAIRMLESWDQELSTHINGLMSSFENSACNHGVALRIETCVEYESYPTCHLRIPDELLRRCVYVLDRDVFWHWKRCRLASMKSVMCQWMDARRTFTLNRLAVAGTLLIIMEYMMNALVNRPASGGTWDQVHDAACVKEMRGNELVPTRKLGALFLPKIHFEKNKQPRVSRQRVLDQATILYLLGPQGQSLSSIMAFNKIVGVNLQKRPRDEDPRPWESGAQNSSAAPISNKQRLVTIRSTHDTANPLAGPDYAQDQDTYSSEEEEDQAEQESASPFKNMLWDIISNYPIQIMNKAPNRSQARESWCRLGNDELAGVTHDFFTSMENLTRAFESYYLFPADLSKWDATVAHLFPLIQGSTGNLERRQGVSNLGVVVEFCTMQLALPESSRAQMVQDARRYVSAHWAWLPIGTGKNHLWSTGVSNVPKSAQQVGPLKGGPWMIRNPRLIRAGDH